One stretch of Acanthochromis polyacanthus isolate Apoly-LR-REF ecotype Palm Island chromosome 16, KAUST_Apoly_ChrSc, whole genome shotgun sequence DNA includes these proteins:
- the slc35f6 gene encoding solute carrier family 35 member F6, which produces MAWTKYQLFLAGLMLTTGSINTLSAKWADMFTARGCHDDPEHTFSHPFVQAVGMFLGEFSCLAVFYILVCHDRRSPEPKMNTGGSFNPLLFFPPAMCDMTATSIMYVALNMTSASSFQMLRGAVIIFTGLLSVAFLGRRLACNQWLGILITILGLVIVGLADLISGHKDDSHQLSDIITGDLLIIMAQVIVAVQMVLEEKFVYKHDVHPLRAVGTEGFFGFLILTLLLIPMYFIYVGNFTDNPRHVLEDAIDAFCQIGHQPLILLALLGNTVSIAFFNFAGISVTKEISATTRMVLDSLRTLVIWVVSLALGWENFHGLQVLGFLVLLLGTSLYNDLHRPLLARIPCCAGMVTVDEESSPGERERLLGDDTMEASRDH; this is translated from the exons ATGGCTTGGACAAAATACCAGCTGTTCCTCGCAGGACTCATGCTCACAACAGGCTCCATCAATACGTTATCGGCTAA ATGGGCTGACATGTTTACAGCAAGGGGTTGCCATGATGACCCTGAACATACATTCTCACATCCATTTGTGCAG GCAGTGGGGATGTTTCTGGGAGAGTTCAGCTGTCTTGCAGTCTTCTACATCTTGGTTTGCCATGACAGACGTAGCCCAGAACCTAAGATGAACACCGGAGGGAGCTTCAaccctcttcttttctttcctcctgcCATGTGTGACATGACAGCCACTTCCATCATGTATGTTG CGCTCAACATGACAAGTGCCTCCAGCTTCCAGATGCTTCGTGGAGCTGTCATCATCTTTACTGGTCTGCTTTCAGTGGCTTTTCTGGGCCGTCGCTTGGCATGCAATCAGTGGCTCGGCATCTTGATTACCATTCTGGGCCTGGTGATAGTGGGCCTTGCCGACTTAATCAGTGGGCACAAAGATGACTCGCATCAACtaagtgacatcatcactg GAGACCTTCTTATAATCATGGCTCAAGTCATTGTGGCAGTGCAGATGGTCCTGGAGGAAAAGTTTGTCTACAAACATGATGTCCATCCTCTTCGGGCAGTCGGAACTGAAG GTTTCTTTGGTTTCCTCATCCTAACGCTGCTGCTGATCCCCATGTACTTCATCTACGTTGGAAACTTCACTGACAATCCTCGGCATGTTCTTGAGGATGCAATAGATGCGTTCTGTCAGATCGGACACCAGCCACTTATTCTGTTGGCTCTGTTGGGCAACACGGTTAGCATCGCCTTCTTCAACTTTGCTGGGATTAGCGTCACTAAAGAGATCAGCGCCACCACCCGTATGGTGCTGGACAGCCTGCGGACACTGGTCATTTGGGTGGTGAGCCTGGCATTGGGTTGGGAGAACTTCCATGGCCTGCAGGTTCTGGGCTTCTTGGTCTTGTTGCTGGGTACATCTCTCTACAATGATCTACACCGACCCCTGTTGGCCAGAATACCATGCTGTGCTGGAATGGTGACTGTAGATGAGGAAAGCAGcccaggagaaagagagagacttCTTGGTGATGACACGATGGAAGCAAGTAGAGATCACTAG